The following coding sequences are from one Oryzisolibacter sp. LB2S window:
- the chrA gene encoding chromate efflux transporter: MTDSTNTLQHEAAAARGSPVEVFGAFLKLGLTSFGGPIAHLGYFRSEFVERRRWLDDRSYSDLVALCQFLPGPASSQVGMALGLGRAGWLGLLAAWAGFTLPSAIALILFAFGIAEYQGLAQSGWVHGLKVVAVAIVAQAVWGMAKSLCPDRPRAALAILAALLTMVLPSAAGQLAAIAVAGLLGWWTLKIAQPGGGHAHSYPVSRKLGIVALLLFAAPLVGLPLWAAATDSSTIALLEGVYRSGALVFGGGHVVLPLLQASVVPSGVVSNADFLAGYGAAQAVPGPLFTFSAYLGAVAHGPLHGWIGGLALLGTIFLPAFFMLVGALPFWEGLRHRAGIQTAMAGINAGVVGILVSALYDPVWTSAIHSKADFGLALLSFGLLTVGRVPPALVVLLAGLVGWVMAMGV, from the coding sequence ATGACAGATTCCACCAACACCTTGCAGCATGAGGCCGCTGCCGCGCGCGGCTCACCCGTCGAAGTCTTCGGCGCCTTCCTCAAGCTGGGGCTGACCTCCTTCGGCGGGCCGATCGCGCATCTGGGCTATTTCCGCTCGGAGTTCGTCGAGCGTCGCCGCTGGCTGGATGACCGCAGCTACTCCGATCTGGTCGCCCTGTGCCAGTTCCTGCCGGGGCCGGCCAGCAGCCAGGTCGGTATGGCGCTGGGGTTGGGCCGCGCGGGCTGGCTGGGGCTGCTGGCGGCCTGGGCCGGATTCACCTTGCCATCGGCGATTGCGCTGATCCTGTTCGCCTTTGGCATCGCCGAGTACCAGGGGCTGGCCCAGTCCGGCTGGGTGCACGGGCTCAAGGTCGTCGCCGTGGCCATCGTGGCGCAAGCGGTCTGGGGGATGGCCAAGTCGTTGTGCCCGGACCGGCCGCGCGCCGCGCTGGCCATTCTGGCGGCGCTGCTGACCATGGTCCTGCCCTCGGCCGCGGGACAGCTTGCCGCCATCGCGGTGGCAGGGCTGCTGGGCTGGTGGACATTGAAGATCGCGCAACCCGGCGGCGGCCACGCCCACAGCTACCCCGTCTCGCGCAAGCTGGGCATCGTGGCGCTGCTGCTGTTTGCCGCACCGCTCGTCGGGCTGCCCCTGTGGGCGGCAGCCACGGACTCGTCCACGATAGCCCTGCTGGAAGGGGTGTACCGCTCCGGTGCACTGGTCTTCGGCGGTGGACACGTTGTGCTGCCGCTGCTGCAGGCCTCGGTGGTGCCCAGCGGCGTCGTGAGCAATGCCGACTTCCTGGCCGGCTACGGTGCGGCGCAGGCCGTGCCGGGGCCGCTGTTCACTTTCTCGGCCTACCTCGGCGCGGTCGCCCACGGACCGCTGCATGGCTGGATCGGCGGGCTGGCACTCCTGGGCACGATCTTCCTCCCCGCTTTTTTCATGCTGGTCGGTGCACTGCCGTTCTGGGAAGGGCTGCGCCACCGCGCGGGCATCCAGACGGCCATGGCCGGCATCAACGCCGGCGTGGTCGGTATTCTGGTGTCCGCCCTCTATGACCCGGTATGGACGAGTGCCATCCACAGCAAGGCGGATTTTGGGCTGGCGCTGCTCTCGTTCGGACTGCTGACGGTGGGGCGCGTGCCGCCGGCGCTCGTGGTGCTGTTAGCCGGGCTGGTGGGCTGGGTCATGGCGATGGGCGTCTGA
- a CDS encoding PadR family transcriptional regulator, producing the protein MEHHDLLSGLIRLHVLHHAAEQEIYGQWMIGELAHHGYRLSPGTLYPMLHKMERDGYLVSRQEREGRTVRKLYTITPKGKEGLALAKDRIREFTGEAMHK; encoded by the coding sequence ATGGAGCACCACGACCTGCTGTCGGGGTTGATCCGCCTGCATGTGCTGCACCACGCAGCCGAGCAGGAGATCTACGGGCAATGGATGATCGGCGAGCTGGCCCACCACGGCTACCGCCTCTCCCCCGGAACGCTGTACCCGATGCTGCACAAGATGGAGCGCGACGGCTACCTCGTCTCCCGCCAGGAGCGTGAAGGGCGCACCGTGCGCAAGCTCTACACGATCACGCCCAAGGGCAAGGAAGGCTTGGCGCTGGCCAAGGACCGCATCCGGGAGTTCACCGGGGAGGCGATGCACAAATGA
- the arsC gene encoding arsenate reductase (glutaredoxin) (This arsenate reductase requires both glutathione and glutaredoxin to convert arsenate to arsenite, after which the efflux transporter formed by ArsA and ArsB can extrude the arsenite from the cell, providing resistance.) — MSTVTIYHNPDCGTSRNVLALIRNSGEEPTVIEYLKTPPDRATLMVLIAAMGVSARAVLREKGTPYAELGLGDPQWGDDRLIDFMLQHPILINRPIVVTPLGTRLCRPSEAVLDILPQPQRGAFRKEDGEAVVDAEGRRV; from the coding sequence ATGAGCACCGTCACGATCTACCACAATCCCGACTGCGGCACCTCGCGCAACGTGCTGGCCCTGATCCGCAACAGCGGCGAGGAGCCCACGGTCATCGAGTACCTGAAGACCCCGCCCGATCGGGCGACGCTGATGGTGCTGATCGCCGCAATGGGCGTATCGGCGCGCGCCGTGCTGCGCGAGAAAGGCACGCCCTATGCCGAACTGGGCCTGGGCGACCCGCAGTGGGGCGATGACCGGTTGATCGACTTCATGCTCCAGCATCCCATCCTCATCAACCGGCCCATTGTGGTCACGCCGCTGGGCACGCGCCTGTGCCGGCCTTCGGAGGCCGTGCTGGACATCCTGCCGCAGCCGCAGCGCGGCGCGTTCCGCAAGGAAGACGGCGAAGCCGTTGTGGATGCGGAGGGTCGCAGGGTCTGA